The proteins below come from a single Corylus avellana chromosome ca3, CavTom2PMs-1.0 genomic window:
- the LOC132174655 gene encoding rust resistance kinase Lr10-like: protein MEFSYFLLLFVAFIIDLGECQSNGCAELPCGARGPVIRFPFRVNSHPGHCGYPGFNLSCTDTNDTVVELPNSVKLFVKRIDYKSQVLQLYDPAHCIPKQLRRLNLSSSPFQFEEDSPEDQTLSSGESSSTGLPDFVFFNCPRREVKFRFIRCLSSQKHQVYAFDKRDELMDLPLSSCTKMYTLRSIPNTTVLDDDEKNLELKWSRPVCGHCEAKGKKCRLKKHSTELETECFLEGALSKLAITGITLGSLLLLLVIFALYRLYTYDKVEKEHQAKINKFLEDYRNFKPTRYSYIDIKRITSQFSEKLGEGAYGTVFKGKLSHKIHVAVKILNTSKGNGEEFINEVRTMGTIHHVNVVRLVGFCADGFRRALVYEFLPNDSLEKFISSTGAKNPILNLDKLQDISLGVAKGIEYLHQGCDQRILHFDIKPHNVLLDQNFNPKISDFGLAKLCAKDQSAVSMTTARGTMGYIAPEVFSRNFGNVSSKADVYSFGILLLEMVGGRKNVDVTVENSGQIYFPEWIYNVLEQKEDIRIFVEDDGDAKIAKKLATVGLWCIQWHPMDRPSIKDVVKMLEGDGDKLIMPPNPFASAGHVKNNANILTQRQNQQLEVIPESE from the exons ATGGAATTCTCATActtcttgttgttgtttgtgGCTTTCATCATAGACCTTGGAGAATGCCAAAGTAATGGGTGTGCTGAATTGCCGTGTGGAGCTCGTGGCCCAGTCATCCGATTTCCCTTCCGGGTTAACAGTCACCCAGGGCACTGTGGGTATCCTGGGTTTAATCTCTCCTGCACTGATACAAACGATACAGTGGTTGAGCTGCCGAATTCAGTCAAGCTTTTTGTCAAACGGATCGACTACAAATCTCAGGTACTTCAATTATATGATCCAGCTCATTGTATTCCAAAGCAGCTTAGGAGACTCAATTTATCTTCCTCGCCTTTCCAATTCGAAGAAGATTCCCCTGAAGACCAGACTTTGTCTTCAGGGGAATCTTCTTCAACTGGCCTTCCAGACTTTGTCTTCTTCAATTGTCCCCGAAGAGAAGTAAAATTCAGGTTTATCCGTTGTCTTAGTAGCCAAAAACACCAGGTTTATGCCTTCGATAAACGTGATGAACTCATGGACTTACCCCTATCATCTTGTACAAAGATGTATACTCTTCGATCAATTCCGAATACTACAGTGCTCGATGATGATGAGAAAAATCTTGAACTGAAATGGTCCAGACCAGTGTGTGGACACTGTGAAGCAAAAGGCAAGAAATGCAGATTGAAGAAACATAGCACTGAATTAGAAACCGAATGCTTCCTCGAAG GTGCATTATCAAAGTTAGCGATCACTG GTATCACCTTAGGTTCATTACTATTACTACTTGTTATCTTTGCTCTCTACCGGTTATATACTTACgataaagtagaaaaagaacatCAAGCAAAGATCAACAAGTTTTTAGAAGATTACAGAAATTTCAAACCCACAAGATACTCCTATATCGACATTAAAAGGATTACAAGTCAATTTTCTGAGAAGTTAGGTGAAGGAGCATATGGAACAGTATTTAAAGGAAAGCTTTCTCATAAAATTCACGTTGCAGTGAAGATCCTCAACACTTCTAAgggaaatggagaagaatttaTAAACGAAGTAAGAACAATGGGTACAATCCATCATGTGAACGTGGTTCGTTTGGTTGGCTTCTGTGCTGATGGATTTAGACGAGCTCTTGTTTATGAGTTCTTGCCAAATGATTCACTAGAGAAGTTCATATCTTCAACGGGCGCCAAGAACCCCATCCTTAATTTGGATAAGCTGCAAGATATTTCTCTTGGCGTAGCTAAAGGAATTGAATATCTTCATCAAGGATGTGACCAACGAATCCTCCATTTTGATATCAAACCTCACAATGTTTTGTTAGACCAAAActtcaatccaaaaatttctgattttggtctTGCCAAGTTGTGTGCAAAGGATCAAAGTGCAGTGTCCATGACCACGGCCAGGGGGACCATGGGTTACATTGCACCCGAAGtgttctctagaaattttgggAATGTGTCTTCTAAAgcagatgtttatagctttggaatATTGTTACTTGAAATGGTCGGAGGAAGGAAAAATGTTGACGTTACTGTTGAAAATAGTGGCCAAATCTATTTTCCAGAATGGATCTACAATGTCTtggaacaaaaagaagatataCGAATCTTTGTTGAGGATGATGGAGACGctaaaattgcaaagaagcTTGCAACTGTAGGACTCTGGTGCATCCAATGGCACCCAATGGATCGTCCTTCCATAAAAGATGTTGTTAAAATGTTGGAAGGAGATGGAGATAAATTAATTATGCCTCCTAATCCCTTTGCTTCTGCTGGCCATgtaaaaaataatgcaaatatACTAACACAACGTCAAAACCAGCAGTTAGAGGTCATCCCAGAATCAGAATAA